The bacterium nucleotide sequence TATAGCATAGAAGGAGGCCAATCTCAATCATTTCTGTTAAAAAATCTACAGATTTTTTAACAGATTAACTACTGATATATCAAAGGGTTAACGCTATTCTGGTTAGCCTACTTGCCGATTTCAGGATTAAAGCATGGCTTAAGGTTGTAAATAGCAACAATCAAGAAGTGATAATGCTGACGTCATTACTAAATCTCTCTAATATTATACTACCACCTAATTTTGATTCAGGGATTGTAAATTTATTCAACTATACCTTTCCAGCAAATTTACCTCTAATGAATATTGAAATAGGCGGAAGGATATTAGACTCAATTACTGGTGACCATTTAGATTCTGACATTGAAACATGCACCTATACACCTTAGTTCAACTCCCAAAAAAAACAGGCAGGTATGTAGTGTTTTTCTGCATACCTGCCTGATGAGATTATTGATGTATTAAATCTGAAGTTGTTTTTATCTTGCCTTTATCATTCCACCATTTTCTTAAGTTCATTCAACTTATTCATCGCTTCAAGGGGAGTTAACCTGTCTAAATCAATCTCCTTCAATTCCTCAACCACCCTATGGGATTGAGGCTCAAAAAGGGTTAATTGCACAGGTTGGTGTTTAATTGATGATACCGCTGTTTCCTCACCAATATTACTCATCTCAAGACTACTCAATATCGCGGTGGCCCTTTTTATGACTTCTGGAGGTAAGCCTGCCAGTTGGGCAACATGGATACCATAACTTCTGTCTGTTCCGCCTTTAATTATCTTTCGTAAAAATATTATTTTGTCATTCCATTCTTTAACCGCGATATTGTAATTTTTTATCCTTTCCAACGAAAATTCTAACTCAGTCAATTCATGGTAATGGGTAGCAAATAGTGTTCGTGCCTGAAGGCGAGGGTTATTATGAAGATACTCAGCCACTGCCCAGGCAATACTGACTCCGTCAAAAGTGCTTGTTCCCCGACCTACCTCGTCTAAAATAAGCAGGCTTTTAGGTGTAGAATTATTCAAGATATTGGCCGTTTCAATCATCTCCACCATAAATGTGCTTTGTCCTTTAACCAATTCATCCGAGGCGCCAACTCGAGTAAAGATACGGTCAACAATACCAATGGTAGCCGAAGAGGCAGGAATAAAACTACCCATTTGTGCTATTAAAACAATCAATGCTACCTGACGAATATAGGTTGATTTTCCAGCCATATTTGGTCCGGTAATAATTAAAATTTGTTCTGTATTGGCGTCAATAAAGGTATCATTTGGCACAAACCGTTCACCAACCAATACCTTTTCTACAACTGGATGTCTGCCATCTTTAATTGAAATGATATTTTCATTATTAACCTCTGGCTGGATATAATCATTCTCAACGGCTACCTGTGAAAGGGATAAAATAACATCTAACAAGGCAATGGCATTGGCTACCTTTTGAATGCGTTTTACCTCAGTGATTATTTGTGTCCGAACCTTTAAAAATATTTCATACTCAATTTCGACAATTTTATCTTGAGCATTCAGGATTTTCACCTCCCATTCCTTTAATTGTGGAGTAATGAACCTTTCGGCATTAGTTAGAGTCTGTTTGCGGATATAATCTTGAGGCACAAGAGCTAAATTAGGTTTAGTTACCTCAATGTAATAGCCAAAAACCTTATTATACCCTACCTTCAAGGAATTAATCTTCGTGCGTTTAATCTCTTCTTGCTGAAGTCTAACCAGCCAGTTTTTTGCATCTTTACTGATATTTCGTAACTCATCCAATTCTTGAAAATACCCTTCTTTGATTAAGCCACCATCTCGTAAAGAAAGTGGTGGTGAGTCAACTATCACCTTTTCAATTAATTCGGTTACATCACTTAAATCCTCTAAATTTTCTTCTATCTCCTTTATAATTCTGGAATTAAATGGCTTTAATATATCTCTTATCTTCGGGGTTATTTTCAGTGATTCTTTTAAAGCGACCAGGTCGCGGGCATTGGCTAAATTGGTATCTAATCTGCTAATGAGTCGTTCGATGTCGTGGATATTTTTCAGGAGAGAAAATAATTCATCTCGAAGGGTAGGAGAGGCGACAAATTCACCAATACCCTGTTGGCGATATGTTATTTTTTCTACACTTATCAAGGGTTGCTGTATCCATTCTCGAAGTAATCTGCCGCCCATGGCGGTAATAGTCTTATCTAAAACCCAGATAAGCGAACCTGTCTTTTCACCACTACGGATGGTTCTGGTTAATTCTAAATTTCTTAATGTAGCGGCATCTAATATCATAAAATCAGAGGTAGTGTAAGGTGTAAGTTTATTGACATAGGTTAGTCCAGAGCGTTGAGTTTCCTTAAGATAATGAATAATAGCACCAGAAGCCCCAATTCCTATATGAAGGTTTTCACAACCAAATCCATCAAGGGATGAGGTGCCAAAAAGCTCACATAAGGTATTAAATCCGGTTGAATGACTAAATATCCAATCATCCTGAAAGGTAATAGTAGTGGCTAATTGGGTTACCAATTCATCTTCCTGTAATGAAAGTGGAATAAGGCATTCTTGAGGGTTAATTCGGGTTAATTCAATGAATAATTCTGTTGGGTTGGATAACTCTGTTACTTTGAATTCGCCAGTAGAAGGGTCGATAAACGAAAAACCAATTTTATTATTATTTTTATTGATAGCGGCTAAGTAGTTATGAACTTTATCTTCAAGTAATGATGGATTAAGCACTGTTCCTGGAGTAATAGTTCGGATTATTTCCCGTTTAACTATGCCTTTAGCTAATTTAGGGTCTTCTACTTGTTCACAGATAGCTACTTTTTTGCCTGCCTTTATTAGCCTTGAAATATAGCCATCGGCAGAATGATAAGGCACACCGGCTAAAGGTACTTTATCACCTTTTATCGTCCCTCTTGATGTTAGTGTAATCCCCAATATTTTAGAGGCAATCTTTGCATCATCAAAAAACATCTCATAAAAATCACCCAGTCGAAAGAATAAAATAGTATCCTTCATTTGCTGTTTAATTTGCAAATATTGCCGCATCATAGGTGTTAACTGGTCCATATTGTTCTCCTGAAAATAGGAAGTAGAGAGTAGAAAGTAGAGAGTAGAGAGAAAATCTGTAACCGTTCACCGTAGAGACACAGAGACGCAGAGAAAAAATTAAAATCTATTCACCAGAGACAGAAATTTCCTTTTTTTGTGCATTTCGGGTCTTTCCCTGTTTATTAATCTTTTAATACTTACTTTTGACTAACTGTTTTTAAGCCTTTTTAAACACCGAAAAACGCGAAAAACACGAAAAAAAAGATATTTTCCTCTCTGTTTCTCTGCGTCTCTGCGGTAAAGGATTACCTAAACGGTTACCTTTTTCCTGATTCCTAAGATACTCAAAAAGAATGATGAAAATATGACTTGAATGCCAATGACTATAAAAGTTAAAGCGACTAAGCCAGTTCGCACCTCACTTAACGGACCAAAATTGCCTGCTATCCATCGAATTAAGATATAAACATTTATCCCTAATCCTAATAAGGTAACTAATGCACCAATAATTAACCCTCTTTCTAAATTGAAATAATGTGAAAACCATTCGATAAATCTATCGCTTTCTTCAAAATGTTCAGTTAGAGAGTAGCTTTTAGCATACAATCCAAGATTAACAATTTGAAAGCCCAGAATAGCCAACAGGCTACCTAACACCATATAATGAATATCAAAATGTAGATTTCCTATTTTGAGTGGTCCCGGGAGTAAGACAAGTAAAAAGACTAATCCAATAAAGAATAGGATTATACCTGGTATTAAAAATAAATAGGTAGGGGAATACAACAGCATAAACCTGAGATGTCGCCAGCCATCTTTAAATGAGGCAAGTTTTGATTCTCCTTCTCGTGGATGATAGGTGATGGGTAGTTCTTTAATTTTAAGTTTAAGTTTCAATGCCTTAATGACCATTTCAGAGGCAAATTCCATACCGATAGTTTTAAGGTTCATTTTTTTATATGCCTCTTTAGTTACCGCTCGCATACCACAATGAGCATCCGATATTTTGCCATGAAAAAATAAGTTTAAAATCCCTGTAAGTATTGGATTACCGATATATCGATGTAACCAGGGCATAGCCCCGGTTAAGATTTTACCTTTAAATCGACTACCAATACAAAACTCATATCCTTCTCTGAGCGGGATTAAAAATTTACCTATTTCTTGCAAATCATAGGTATTATCGGCGTCAGCCATAATGATATATTTTCCATTAGCCTCTTCCAAACCCATCAGATAGGCACTACCATAACCTTTTATAGGTTGATATACTACCTTAGCACCAAGTGATTTAGCGATATTATCTGAATTATCCGTAGAGCCGTTATCAACGACAATCACCTCTCCTTCTACACCTTCATCTTTAAAGGATTTT carries:
- the mutS gene encoding DNA mismatch repair protein MutS, which translates into the protein MDQLTPMMRQYLQIKQQMKDTILFFRLGDFYEMFFDDAKIASKILGITLTSRGTIKGDKVPLAGVPYHSADGYISRLIKAGKKVAICEQVEDPKLAKGIVKREIIRTITPGTVLNPSLLEDKVHNYLAAINKNNNKIGFSFIDPSTGEFKVTELSNPTELFIELTRINPQECLIPLSLQEDELVTQLATTITFQDDWIFSHSTGFNTLCELFGTSSLDGFGCENLHIGIGASGAIIHYLKETQRSGLTYVNKLTPYTTSDFMILDAATLRNLELTRTIRSGEKTGSLIWVLDKTITAMGGRLLREWIQQPLISVEKITYRQQGIGEFVASPTLRDELFSLLKNIHDIERLISRLDTNLANARDLVALKESLKITPKIRDILKPFNSRIIKEIEENLEDLSDVTELIEKVIVDSPPLSLRDGGLIKEGYFQELDELRNISKDAKNWLVRLQQEEIKRTKINSLKVGYNKVFGYYIEVTKPNLALVPQDYIRKQTLTNAERFITPQLKEWEVKILNAQDKIVEIEYEIFLKVRTQIITEVKRIQKVANAIALLDVILSLSQVAVENDYIQPEVNNENIISIKDGRHPVVEKVLVGERFVPNDTFIDANTEQILIITGPNMAGKSTYIRQVALIVLIAQMGSFIPASSATIGIVDRIFTRVGASDELVKGQSTFMVEMIETANILNNSTPKSLLILDEVGRGTSTFDGVSIAWAVAEYLHNNPRLQARTLFATHYHELTELEFSLERIKNYNIAVKEWNDKIIFLRKIIKGGTDRSYGIHVAQLAGLPPEVIKRATAILSSLEMSNIGEETAVSSIKHQPVQLTLFEPQSHRVVEELKEIDLDRLTPLEAMNKLNELKKMVE
- a CDS encoding glycosyltransferase family 2 protein, with the translated sequence MDVSVIMPCLNEKDTIGICIKKALKSFKDEGVEGEVIVVDNGSTDNSDNIAKSLGAKVVYQPIKGYGSAYLMGLEEANGKYIIMADADNTYDLQEIGKFLIPLREGYEFCIGSRFKGKILTGAMPWLHRYIGNPILTGILNLFFHGKISDAHCGMRAVTKEAYKKMNLKTIGMEFASEMVIKALKLKLKIKELPITYHPREGESKLASFKDGWRHLRFMLLYSPTYLFLIPGIILFFIGLVFLLVLLPGPLKIGNLHFDIHYMVLGSLLAILGFQIVNLGLYAKSYSLTEHFEESDRFIEWFSHYFNLERGLIIGALVTLLGLGINVYILIRWIAGNFGPLSEVRTGLVALTFIVIGIQVIFSSFFLSILGIRKKVTV